In one window of Dokdonia sp. PRO95 DNA:
- a CDS encoding CDP-alcohol phosphatidyltransferase family protein, with the protein MSKLPEAHKFVDLSDYGRSIARQIALTLKDTSATPVQVTYSFVVSGIMAIACIVEGYYFLAAFFLVLKSILDAADGELARIKNTPSYTGRYLDSISDILLNAAILYTIGFITNASLYWTVLAFLCIQLQGTLYNYYYVILRSKLNGDTTSRIIEIGIPKALPGEQQSTVTFLYKTYRILYGAFDAIIYKVDPNAEEGSITPNWLMTIVSTFGLGFQLLLIALFLIVGLPEYIIPFFIGYTIMIPVLIITRIAVRTEK; encoded by the coding sequence ATGTCAAAATTACCTGAAGCCCACAAATTTGTTGACCTTTCTGATTATGGTCGAAGCATTGCTCGTCAAATCGCCCTTACCCTTAAAGACACCTCTGCAACTCCGGTTCAAGTAACATACTCCTTTGTAGTAAGCGGTATAATGGCAATTGCCTGCATAGTTGAAGGGTATTACTTTCTAGCTGCTTTTTTCTTAGTCTTAAAATCAATTCTTGATGCGGCAGATGGAGAACTCGCAAGAATAAAAAATACTCCATCCTATACGGGAAGATACCTAGATTCTATATCTGATATACTTTTAAACGCTGCAATCCTCTACACGATTGGTTTTATAACTAATGCCAGTTTATACTGGACAGTGCTTGCGTTTTTATGCATCCAGCTGCAAGGAACATTATATAATTACTATTACGTGATATTACGTAGCAAGCTCAATGGCGACACTACTAGTCGTATTATTGAAATAGGTATTCCTAAGGCTTTACCAGGCGAACAGCAGAGTACGGTTACCTTTCTATATAAAACGTACAGGATTTTGTACGGAGCATTTGACGCTATTATTTATAAGGTGGACCCTAATGCCGAGGAGGGTTCTATTACACCAAACTGGCTTATGACCATAGTGTCTACTTTTGGCTTAGGTTTTCAATTATTACTAATTGCACTATTTCTTATTGTAGGCCTCCCTGAGTATATAATTCCATTTTTTATAGGATACACTATCATGATACCTGTTTTAATCATAACAAGGATAGCAGTAAGAACAGAAAAGTAA
- a CDS encoding 16S rRNA (uracil(1498)-N(3))-methyltransferase, producing MQLFYSETLTTDSDTYTLPKDESKHVIRVLRKKTGDAIQLTNGKGYLFNAIVAEENPNKCRLQIENYSYQEPRDYKLHLAVAPTKLNDRFEWFLEKATEIGITEITPVLCDHSERKVIKEERFIKIIQSAMKQSLHYHLPKLHPLTQFSEFVKHERMDKTFIAHCEDLKKESLKDYLQPHESYTILIGPEGDFSTKEIELALKEGITPVSLGKSRLRTETAAVVACHSVAFVNE from the coding sequence ATGCAGTTATTTTATAGTGAAACACTAACAACAGATAGCGATACTTATACGTTACCTAAAGATGAAAGTAAGCACGTGATACGCGTACTACGTAAAAAAACGGGTGACGCAATACAGCTAACTAACGGAAAAGGATATCTTTTTAATGCAATTGTGGCAGAAGAAAATCCTAACAAATGTAGGTTACAAATAGAAAATTATAGTTACCAAGAGCCCAGAGACTATAAACTTCATCTAGCTGTTGCACCTACAAAACTTAATGATCGCTTTGAGTGGTTTTTAGAGAAAGCTACAGAAATAGGTATTACAGAAATTACACCAGTACTCTGTGATCATAGCGAACGTAAGGTTATAAAAGAAGAACGCTTTATAAAGATTATTCAAAGTGCTATGAAGCAATCATTGCATTATCATCTTCCTAAATTGCATCCGCTCACTCAATTTTCAGAGTTTGTGAAGCATGAAAGAATGGATAAGACTTTTATTGCACACTGTGAAGATCTCAAAAAAGAGTCTCTCAAAGATTACTTACAGCCTCATGAATCATACACTATTCTCATAGGTCCAGAAGGAGATTTTTCAACAAAAGAAATTGAGCTAGCTCTAAAGGAAGGGATCACTCCCGTATCCTTAGGTAAAAGCCGTTTGCGCACAGAGACAGCTGCTGTAGTTGCTTGTCACAGCGTCGCTTTTGTAAATGAGTAA
- the pfkA gene encoding 6-phosphofructokinase: MTKKINKIAVMTSGGDAPGMNAAVRSVVRTCAYHNIDCVGIYRGYDGMIEGDFIPLDARSVRGIINKGGTFLKSARCQRFRTKDGRQIAHNEMVKAGVDALVVIGGDGTFTGALHFSEEFNFPVIGIPGTIDNDISGTDRTLGYDTALNTAVDAIDKIRDTAHSHDRLFFVEVMGRDVGHIALNAGVGAGAEEILIPEEDMGIERLVESLQRSKISGKSSSIVVVAEGDKIGKSVFELKDYVDENMEGYDVRVSVLGHMQRGGSPTCYDRVLASRMGVKAVESLIEGKSNFMVGTIHDKMTLTPLEQAIKGESKINKELIRVSEIMTT; this comes from the coding sequence ATGACAAAAAAAATAAACAAAATCGCAGTGATGACCTCGGGGGGAGATGCTCCTGGGATGAATGCCGCTGTGCGTTCTGTAGTGCGTACTTGCGCCTACCATAATATAGATTGTGTAGGTATTTACAGAGGGTATGACGGAATGATTGAAGGTGACTTTATTCCTCTTGATGCTAGAAGCGTTCGAGGGATTATCAATAAAGGAGGAACCTTTTTAAAATCTGCAAGATGTCAACGCTTTAGAACAAAAGATGGTAGGCAGATTGCACATAATGAAATGGTAAAAGCAGGTGTAGATGCACTCGTAGTTATAGGTGGTGACGGTACATTTACTGGAGCGCTTCATTTCAGTGAAGAGTTTAATTTTCCAGTGATAGGAATTCCTGGTACTATAGATAATGATATTTCTGGTACAGATCGCACATTAGGTTATGATACAGCACTTAATACTGCTGTAGATGCGATAGATAAAATACGTGATACTGCACACTCACATGACAGACTCTTTTTTGTAGAAGTGATGGGCCGTGATGTAGGTCACATTGCTCTTAATGCTGGAGTAGGTGCTGGTGCTGAAGAGATCTTAATACCAGAAGAGGATATGGGTATAGAACGACTAGTAGAGTCACTACAGCGTTCTAAAATATCTGGAAAATCATCAAGTATCGTTGTCGTAGCCGAAGGTGATAAAATAGGAAAGTCTGTTTTTGAACTTAAAGACTACGTAGATGAGAATATGGAAGGCTATGATGTACGAGTTTCTGTACTAGGGCATATGCAGCGAGGAGGATCGCCTACATGCTATGACCGTGTGCTAGCTAGCCGTATGGGAGTAAAAGCTGTAGAAAGCCTTATAGAAGGTAAAAGCAATTTTATGGTAGGTACCATACATGATAAAATGACACTCACACCGCTAGAACAAGCAATTAAAGGTGAGAGTAAAATAAATAAAGAATTAATCCGTGTGTCTGAGATAATGACCACATAA
- a CDS encoding porin family protein, producing MKKIVLSIIFFAFLCSTQLFAQGVRFGFKAGLSVSEISNLEYTIENNGLNGDPAIAPFSSIDDSRYGFAVAFLAEIPVNNKLSFQPEFAFSSQGNKYEGVRYDFLQIPLGLRLNLNRVFLIAGPQAGLKISFYEQSENYKSFDFSAFGGLGYHFNESVFIEARFTKGFLEVFEDDAAVRLPYTPEDGEPQANNNSLVNGDNFLVNGSGTNQYITLSIGYRL from the coding sequence TCATCTTTTTTGCATTTTTATGTAGCACACAGCTTTTTGCTCAGGGCGTACGCTTTGGATTTAAAGCGGGCTTAAGTGTGAGTGAAATAAGTAACCTCGAGTACACTATTGAGAATAATGGTTTAAATGGTGATCCAGCTATTGCGCCTTTTAGTTCTATAGATGACAGCCGCTACGGATTTGCAGTTGCATTTCTTGCAGAGATTCCAGTAAATAATAAATTGAGCTTTCAGCCAGAGTTTGCATTTTCATCTCAAGGAAATAAGTACGAGGGTGTTCGTTATGATTTCTTACAAATCCCTTTAGGATTACGTCTTAACCTTAATAGAGTTTTTCTTATTGCGGGACCACAAGCAGGACTTAAGATTTCATTTTACGAGCAATCAGAAAACTATAAGTCGTTTGACTTTTCTGCTTTTGGAGGTTTAGGATATCACTTTAATGAGAGTGTCTTTATAGAGGCGAGATTTACTAAAGGCTTCTTAGAGGTTTTTGAAGACGATGCAGCAGTACGTTTACCATATACACCAGAAGATGGCGAGCCACAAGCAAATAATAATAGTCTTGTGAATGGTGATAACTTCCTAGTGAATGGGTCGGGTACTAATCAATACATAACATTAAGCATAGGGTACCGTTTATAA
- the tsaD gene encoding tRNA (adenosine(37)-N6)-threonylcarbamoyltransferase complex transferase subunit TsaD, which yields MNNKISSTYILAIESSCDDTAAAVLHNDKVLSNVVANQDIHQEYGGVVPELASRAHQQNIVPVVTAALRKANIDKNQLSAIAFTSGPGLLGSLLVGTSFAKSFAMGLDIPLIDVNHMQAHILAHFIDEDGYNKPTFPFLGVTISGGHTQIVRVDDYFTMEVIGQTIDDAVGEAFDKSAKILGLPYPGGPLIDKYAQDGDPKAFPFTKPKVGGLDFSFSGLKTQIMYFVQKQQLADPSFIDNRRDDVCASIQHTIVNILMDKIKKAVKETGITQIAIGGGVSANSGIRSALKASESKYGWSTYLPKFQYTTDNAAMIGIVGYLKYNQLSEKNTYQDLGVSAQSRLKI from the coding sequence ATGAATAATAAAATTTCTTCTACTTATATTCTCGCAATAGAATCATCTTGTGATGACACTGCTGCGGCTGTTTTACACAACGACAAGGTACTCTCAAATGTTGTTGCAAACCAAGACATTCATCAAGAATATGGAGGGGTAGTTCCAGAGCTTGCTTCACGTGCACATCAACAAAATATTGTTCCCGTAGTAACCGCTGCTTTACGCAAGGCAAATATCGATAAAAATCAGCTAAGCGCTATAGCTTTTACAAGTGGTCCGGGCTTATTAGGATCTTTACTCGTAGGCACCTCTTTTGCTAAGTCTTTTGCTATGGGTTTAGATATCCCGCTTATTGATGTAAATCATATGCAGGCACACATTTTAGCCCATTTTATAGATGAAGATGGCTATAATAAACCTACATTCCCCTTTCTAGGAGTTACAATCTCTGGAGGTCACACACAGATTGTACGTGTAGATGACTACTTTACCATGGAGGTTATAGGGCAAACTATAGATGACGCCGTAGGCGAAGCTTTTGATAAAAGCGCAAAAATCTTAGGCTTACCTTATCCTGGGGGACCGTTAATTGACAAATATGCACAAGACGGAGACCCAAAGGCCTTTCCATTTACAAAACCCAAAGTAGGCGGCCTAGATTTTAGTTTTAGTGGTCTTAAAACTCAAATCATGTACTTTGTACAAAAACAGCAACTAGCAGATCCAAGCTTTATTGATAATCGTCGCGATGATGTTTGTGCATCTATTCAACATACCATTGTCAATATTTTAATGGATAAAATCAAAAAAGCTGTAAAAGAAACTGGCATTACTCAAATTGCCATAGGTGGTGGCGTTTCAGCAAATAGTGGGATACGCAGTGCGTTAAAAGCATCTGAGTCTAAATATGGATGGAGTACTTATTTACCAAAATTTCAATACACCACAGATAATGCAGCTATGATAGGAATTGTAGGTTATTTAAAATACAATCAGCTATCTGAGAAAAACACGTATCAAGATCTTGGTGTTAGTGCTCAATCACGATTAAAAATATAA
- a CDS encoding translocation/assembly module TamB domain-containing protein — MYKVKTISPIKKFKKIALRTLLVLFLLFGLILLLLSLPSVQTRIAKSVTERINNTYGTSIQVDRVGLKWNGDVLAKGTLIKDHKQDTMIYVKELATSLYSVQKALDNNMELGDITLEGVNFYLTKYKGEATDNLTLFSRQFATNAPKSGKAFIMSSDNVSISEGRFMYVNGDLENSLVLDYQNLSTNWEDFYLNSSSVDAHIESLSFDAIRGYQIRSLDGTFNYDPDLITLKDFSLTTDFSSIEGDIKLDTSDGALDDFNTLVEVEAAFAKAKISTNDIRPFYREIAPDIDLDISGNVTGHLNDFRVPNLKVTGLGNSVIEGDVYFDGLVSGDDFRISGTYNNLETNYFDLKRLLPDVLSSLPPEMSKLGQVSFRGANTVTLSTVVTDGNLTTNLGDVSLDLLLKGLRDADNAGYEGNVKFDNFNLGKLLDDNRLGETTFDMDVEGKGFIQENINTKLSGSIKSIGYNNYLYKNITVFGNLKAPVFDGELLLDDPNAKAKLNGLIDISKEFNSYDLEAQIDYADLKMLNFINDSISILKGNVIIDMKGTNVEDVYGRISFADASYQNKNNTYSFKDFEITSKFDAKKVRTIDINSTEIISGEVRGVFKFNEVVPLFKNAIGSLYTNYQPEVLTEDQFMDFEFTIFNKIVAIFVPELDFEPETIIRGSVVANDSEFKLTFKSPKIDAFGYMAEDIEVRVDNKNPLFNTYVAADSVNAGFYAVSDFNLINVTLKDTLFMRSEFTGGKRNDDSFDLSLYHTINAEGNSVLGFKKSKIIFKDNPWYINEQNDRKNSVVFDNNFKDIDINTLALSHKDERIDLKGQLRDSTFKDIKANFKNVDLAKVTPDLDSLDLGGRINGKLDILQKNGAYFPNTSLAINDFSVNGTNLGQLDLNVTGNATLSKYDIKSKLERDGLRSLTADGSIDASGKVPYIDMDVGLKELDLSPFNPMGKGVIDQIRGLASGEAKVIGDYRNPDINGNLTLENAGIAIPYLNVNYDFKGISNVKLNKQQFIFEAIQLEDVKYNTLGALNGSISHKSFSDWKLDLGISANRIAVLDTEEDIESLYYGTAFLEGEAFIKGPTDNLVIDVFGETARGTTFKIPIDDSEALGDNSYIKFLSPEEKEARINGVQVITEAVKGLSVNFDLDIDPDAEVEVVVDKANGSTLRGRGVGTLLIQLDTNGKFIMNGDFIATEGVFNFRYGGFITKDFVLQQDANIRWDGDPAKALLDVSAIYRTQANPGTLLQTSTVNRKIPVNVVINLDGELLKPDITFDIEFPGAGSTVVSELEFLLQDRNAKELNAISLVSQGAFLSSADINTASAAVNNLLETTSSILSGILFNDDDSIFDVGIDLVQADRDPTLDVQSAGRVGVTLSTQITNRVLINGKVGVPTGGVSESVIVGDVEIDFLLNEDGTLRAKVFNRQTDIQFIGETEGYTQGVGLSYAVDFNTFKELLRKIFKGKIKEAVEQAKGEKDVPKKIAPDGVQFNR, encoded by the coding sequence GTGTACAAAGTTAAAACAATAAGCCCTATCAAGAAATTTAAAAAAATAGCACTTCGCACACTTCTAGTGTTATTCTTGCTTTTTGGGCTCATTCTATTATTGCTTTCTCTTCCCAGCGTTCAAACTCGAATTGCCAAGAGCGTTACAGAGCGTATAAATAATACTTACGGAACCAGTATACAAGTAGATCGTGTAGGTCTCAAATGGAACGGAGATGTTCTTGCAAAAGGTACCTTGATTAAAGATCATAAGCAAGATACTATGATCTACGTAAAAGAGCTTGCTACAAGTCTCTATAGCGTTCAGAAGGCACTTGATAATAATATGGAGCTAGGGGATATTACACTTGAGGGTGTAAATTTTTACCTCACAAAATATAAAGGTGAAGCTACAGATAACTTAACGCTATTCTCACGCCAGTTTGCTACAAATGCTCCAAAATCTGGAAAGGCTTTCATTATGTCTTCAGATAATGTGTCAATTTCTGAAGGAAGATTCATGTATGTAAACGGAGACTTAGAAAACTCTTTAGTACTCGATTATCAAAATCTTTCAACTAATTGGGAAGACTTTTATCTCAATAGCAGTTCTGTAGATGCTCATATTGAGTCACTATCCTTTGACGCCATTAGAGGCTACCAGATAAGGTCCCTAGATGGAACTTTTAATTATGATCCAGATTTAATAACGCTCAAAGATTTTTCACTAACAACAGATTTTTCTAGTATCGAAGGTGATATCAAGTTAGATACTTCAGATGGAGCGCTGGATGATTTTAATACGCTAGTGGAGGTGGAGGCCGCTTTCGCGAAAGCTAAAATATCTACTAATGATATACGTCCATTTTATAGAGAGATTGCTCCAGACATTGATTTAGATATATCTGGGAATGTAACCGGACATCTTAACGACTTTAGAGTGCCGAATCTTAAAGTAACAGGATTAGGAAATTCTGTGATAGAAGGTGATGTTTATTTTGACGGTCTAGTAAGCGGTGATGACTTTAGAATTTCTGGAACGTACAATAATCTTGAGACGAATTATTTTGACTTAAAAAGATTACTACCAGACGTGCTTTCTTCCTTACCACCAGAAATGTCAAAATTAGGCCAAGTTTCTTTTCGTGGTGCAAATACGGTTACACTATCTACAGTGGTCACAGATGGTAATCTCACAACAAATCTGGGAGATGTCTCTCTTGATCTATTACTTAAAGGATTGAGAGATGCGGATAATGCGGGCTATGAGGGTAATGTAAAATTTGACAACTTTAACCTAGGTAAACTGCTAGACGATAATAGGCTTGGGGAGACCACCTTTGATATGGATGTTGAGGGAAAAGGGTTTATACAAGAAAACATTAATACAAAGCTCTCGGGAAGTATTAAAAGCATAGGTTACAATAACTATTTATATAAAAACATCACAGTCTTTGGAAATCTTAAAGCGCCAGTTTTTGATGGAGAATTGTTGCTTGATGATCCTAATGCAAAAGCAAAACTTAATGGGTTAATAGATATCTCAAAAGAGTTTAATAGTTATGATCTAGAGGCTCAAATTGATTATGCAGATCTTAAAATGCTCAATTTTATCAATGATAGCATTTCTATCCTTAAGGGTAATGTAATTATTGATATGAAGGGAACTAATGTAGAAGATGTATATGGAAGAATATCTTTTGCAGACGCTAGTTATCAAAACAAGAATAATACCTATAGCTTCAAAGATTTTGAAATTACATCAAAATTTGACGCTAAGAAAGTGCGTACAATTGATATCAACTCTACTGAGATTATAAGTGGTGAGGTGCGTGGTGTTTTTAAATTTAATGAAGTAGTTCCTTTATTTAAAAATGCCATAGGGAGTTTATATACAAATTACCAGCCCGAGGTACTGACCGAAGACCAGTTTATGGACTTTGAGTTTACTATCTTTAATAAGATAGTTGCCATATTTGTTCCTGAGTTGGATTTTGAACCAGAGACTATCATAAGGGGGAGCGTGGTAGCAAATGATTCTGAATTTAAACTTACTTTCAAGTCACCTAAGATTGACGCCTTTGGCTACATGGCAGAAGATATCGAGGTCCGTGTAGATAACAAGAACCCTTTATTTAATACGTACGTAGCTGCAGATAGTGTAAATGCAGGTTTCTATGCTGTGTCAGATTTTAATCTCATCAATGTAACATTAAAAGATACTCTATTTATGAGGTCAGAATTTACGGGTGGTAAACGTAATGATGACTCGTTTGATCTTTCTTTATATCACACCATTAATGCAGAAGGAAACTCAGTTTTAGGATTTAAAAAATCAAAGATTATTTTTAAGGATAACCCTTGGTATATCAACGAGCAAAATGATAGAAAGAACAGCGTAGTTTTTGATAATAATTTCAAAGATATTGATATTAATACCTTGGCATTGAGCCATAAAGATGAACGCATTGATCTTAAAGGACAGCTTAGAGATAGTACCTTCAAGGATATCAAAGCAAATTTTAAAAATGTAGACCTAGCTAAGGTAACGCCAGATCTTGATAGTCTTGATTTAGGAGGTCGTATCAATGGTAAACTAGATATTCTACAAAAGAATGGTGCTTATTTCCCTAATACTTCTCTCGCTATTAATGATTTTTCGGTAAATGGTACAAACTTGGGACAACTAGATCTAAATGTTACAGGTAATGCAACATTATCAAAGTATGATATCAAGTCAAAGTTAGAGCGTGACGGTCTCCGTTCCTTAACAGCAGATGGTAGTATAGACGCATCTGGTAAGGTTCCTTATATCGATATGGATGTAGGTCTTAAAGAATTAGATCTTAGTCCATTTAATCCTATGGGTAAGGGAGTCATAGATCAAATAAGAGGACTGGCGAGTGGAGAAGCTAAAGTAATAGGAGATTATAGAAATCCTGACATCAATGGGAATCTTACACTCGAAAATGCAGGAATCGCCATTCCTTATTTAAATGTAAATTACGATTTCAAAGGCATTTCAAATGTCAAACTAAATAAGCAACAATTCATTTTTGAAGCAATACAACTTGAAGATGTCAAGTATAATACCTTAGGAGCACTTAATGGTTCTATAAGTCACAAATCCTTTAGTGACTGGAAACTTGATCTTGGAATTTCGGCAAATAGAATTGCAGTATTGGATACAGAAGAAGATATAGAATCTTTATATTATGGTACGGCATTTCTAGAAGGAGAGGCCTTTATAAAAGGACCTACAGATAACTTGGTTATTGATGTTTTTGGAGAGACTGCGAGAGGAACTACTTTTAAAATACCTATAGATGACTCTGAGGCTCTAGGTGACAACTCCTACATTAAGTTCTTAAGTCCAGAAGAAAAAGAAGCGCGCATTAATGGCGTACAAGTTATTACAGAGGCTGTAAAGGGACTTTCTGTAAACTTTGATCTTGATATAGATCCAGATGCAGAAGTAGAGGTTGTGGTTGATAAAGCAAACGGCAGTACTTTGAGAGGTAGAGGAGTAGGAACACTCTTAATACAACTCGATACTAACGGCAAGTTTATAATGAACGGGGATTTTATTGCTACCGAAGGAGTCTTTAATTTTAGGTACGGTGGTTTTATTACAAAAGACTTTGTTTTGCAGCAAGATGCAAACATACGTTGGGATGGTGATCCAGCAAAAGCACTCTTAGATGTAAGCGCAATTTACAGAACGCAAGCAAATCCAGGAACGTTACTGCAAACATCTACAGTAAATAGAAAGATTCCTGTTAATGTAGTCATCAATTTAGATGGAGAGCTCCTCAAGCCAGATATTACCTTTGATATAGAATTTCCTGGAGCTGGTAGTACTGTGGTATCAGAGTTAGAGTTTTTATTACAAGATAGAAATGCCAAGGAACTTAATGCGATATCTCTAGTATCTCAAGGAGCCTTTTTAAGTTCAGCAGATATTAATACGGCTTCTGCTGCGGTAAATAACTTACTTGAGACTACGTCATCTATTCTATCAGGGATACTTTTTAATGATGACGACAGTATTTTTGACGTAGGTATAGATCTTGTACAAGCAGATCGTGATCCTACACTGGATGTCCAGTCTGCTGGTAGAGTGGGAGTGACATTGTCTACACAGATTACAAACCGTGTCCTCATAAATGGTAAAGTAGGAGTTCCTACGGGCGGTGTGAGTGAGAGTGTGATTGTAGGAGATGTAGAAATTGACTTTCTCTTAAATGAAGATGGTACACTTCGCGCCAAAGTTTTCAACCGCCAGACAGATATTCAATTTATAGGTGAGACAGAAGGATACACACAAGGAGTGGGATTATCGTATGCGGTAGATTTCAATACCTTCAAAGAACTTCTTCGAAAAATCTTTAAAGGCAAAATCAAAGAAGCTGTTGAGCAGGCTAAAGGTGAAAAGGACGTGCCTAAAAAAATTGCTCCAGACGGAGTACAGTTTAATCGCTAA